A window of Sorex araneus isolate mSorAra2 chromosome 3, mSorAra2.pri, whole genome shotgun sequence genomic DNA:
CCTTGATTGGTGAGGCTGCTCTGCAAACAGCGGGCTTGGAATGGGTTCGCTCCGAGGGCTGGAGTTCAGGCTTTGTGTCTGAGAACCCTGTTCTGTTCTccactcccctgcaccccccactgcAACAAAACAAAGCCCGTCCCCTCAAATAGAGGCTTTTTAATATCCCAAATTAATAATCacatgctgggctggagagatcgttcTGGGATTaaggctggccttgcatgtggccgaccctgggcCAATCCCCACTTCAGGTCCCCAGGACACGCCAGGGGAGCCTGgctggagtaggccctgagccccactgcgTGTGACCCCGTCCCCAGCCCACTCGCAAAGGAGAAACAGAGCAGCAGCTGAGGTGAGAAGCCATGAGCGGAGCCGGGACtggccctaagcaccacttggtCCTTGGCAGTTCCTTGTCCCCTGCCCACGACTTGGAAGATGACAGTCCCCTCATTAAATCCTCCTCAGTTAAGCCATCTGTGTTCCCGCCAGGGCCCTGATTGACGGTCTCCTTCAGAACAGAGCAGATGGCACCCGTCACTCTGAGGAAGCAAGGGGGGGGCCAGCACCGCCCTACCTCAGCCTGCCTGGCCCTCCTCCAGGTGATGCTGCAGGGCACAGCCTGGGCCTCAATCACACAGCGGCACTCCATGGCCTGCAGGGCGCCGAGGAGCTGGCCGCCCCCTTCCATCTGTAAGAGTTCTGCAAGCGAGAGGAAAGGGACAGTCAGGGGTGGGTGAGGCGCCCTAAACGAAGGGACACGTGAGCACAGCGGTGAGGAGGACCTGGATCGAGCACCACGACCAGGTGCTTTAAGCACTCCTCTGGCCTCTGGGCTTTCAGCTGGTGAGCCAGGGCCGCCTTCCTCCGTCTCTCCTCCTGGCTCACGCGTTCCCGCTGCTGACATCCCTGCGAGCCTCCTCTCGGCGCCTTCTGCCGGGGCCTGCTTGTCTTCTGAGGTGGGGGAACCGCAGCACTGGGGATCTGGGGGTCCTCTGCAGAGTTCCGGGGGTTCCTCACACCTCTCTCCGGGACGGCAGGAAGGGACTCCTTCAGGATCTTTGGCAAGGGCTGTTGTGTCCGGTCACACGCTGTTGCTCCTTCCTTATTTTGATGAGGCCTCACAGTTTTGACCGGGGAGCTGTCAGGGCTCAGTGGCTTAGGGGCCAAAAACTTGCACTTGAGCCGCTGGGCCAGGGGAACCAGTTCCTCCCCATCCTCACTGCCACTGCTGAGCACCTCGGCTGGTTCTCTCTGTGGGTCGGTCTCGGTCACTCCCGGGACAGGGGACTGGTCTCTCCACCTTGGTGACGGCGGGCAGGAGGCCTCGGAACCTGAAGTGTCAACCACAACGATCTGCTCTGCCCTCTGAGGCGGCTTCTGGACTGAAGGCGGCTCCTTCTTCAGGAAGGTGAACACTGGCAGCACCTCAGAGTCACTCTCGCTGGAGTCCAGGAAGAGCGACGGCTTCCGCACAGCCATCAAATTGGTCTCCTGAGAGGAGAAGAGACACTGAATTCAACCCATTAGACGTGGTCCACGGCCAAGACTTACAGAGctaaatgagagaaagagagaaacaggacATGGACCCAGAACATTCCGTCTGGAAAGCAGAACAGCTAGGTGACGGCCTAGAGGTAACACAGAGGCTCAGGTACTGGCTTTGCCTGTGGCCAATCCTgcctgattcaatccccaccaccacacacagtcccccaggcaccatgAGGAGGgacacttggtgtggcccaaatccctcaCCCATCAAAAAAAATTGTTACACAGTTTAGTAGTTTTTGGTAAATTCACACAACTGCACAACCACCACCACTAAGTCCAGAACATGATCTCATCCCCCAGAGGAGTCCCACAGCCATGAAGCAGCCACCGTCCCACATCCCCTCACAGCAACCACAAGTCTACTTCTGTGCCTGGGGATTTCTCTATCTTGTACATGGATTATTACATGCTCATGTATGTAATCATGTAAGTAACCATTACATTATGAACATGTAATCATACATGCAATCATACCATATAGTGGTCTTCTGTGACTGGCTACTTCTACTAAGAACGATGTTTGCAAGTTTCATTTATATTCTGGTACTTACTCTTTGTGgctgaataatctttgtatagATAATGCCACATGTTATCTATTCATCACAGAATAAGCATCTGGTGTGTCTCCAGTTTTTACTGAGCACATTCATGCACCAGCTTCTGTGTGGGCATGTTTTCAACTATCTTGTACAtatacctagcaatgctcctGCTGGGTGCCAGGGAAGAGTTATTTGAACAAATATTTCCTAACACTATAGGTGTCACTTGTGATGATTGATGCAACCtctcttgttttttctttattttgtttggctttCAGGCCACACCCTAAAATGCTCagcgctcactcctggcgggctcaagggaccatatgtggtgctgggggtgaacCCTGGTAAGCTACAACCAGACAAGCGCCCAAGCTGCGATACTATCTGTCCACTGAAAACAGGGATAATCACAGGGATAAATAAAATCACACCTTTACTTCTCTACTTAGTGCAGCAGCATCCGGTACCCAGCAAGCGCTCTCAGTAAAGCAAGATGAAACGGCTGGACGGGAGTGGGGTGATGAGATGGGTGGGGTCGGGTAGGCTTTAATCCTGTCCACTCCCTGGGCGTTGGAGAATTGCAAAATGAGGCAGTCGGGCCAGCGCGCCCCTGCGACCCCGCTCGGCACCAGCGCGGGGCGGCTCCTGCACGGGTGGGACGGAGCCCCCGGCGCCTGGCTTCCCGGACCTGCGCTGGAAACCCGCGGCAGCCCGCCCGATCGCTCACCTGCCACTGTCCCGCCACTCTTTGAATTGCAGCGCTGACCCGGAAGTAGATCCCGGGCTGACGGAAGCAGCTGTTTCAGGACACCGGAAGCGCGCGGGCGGCAAACATGGCGTCAGCGGCGCTGGCGCTGAGGATGCGGGCGGCTGGTAACGAGACGCCGGGGCCGTGGTGGGGCGAGGGGTGGAGGCGGAGCGGAGCCCCTGCCGGGCCCCGGGGACATGGTGACTGTGTCCCCGGAGCGTCCTgggcgctgggggctgggggaggggcgcggtcACGTGGCGGCGCCGCGCGCCGGGCCGCGGGCGTGGCTCCGGAGCACGTGTCCGGGACGCGGTGCTCTGAGTCCCCCAGCGGGTGGGCCGCGGGCCCTGCCGCCGGCGCGGAAAATAACCCCCCTGGTTCGGCAGACTGAGCTCGGCCTCTGTGCCCATCGCCGTGCCAGGTGGCAGTGAGCCCAGCAGaggagattaaaaacaaaaaaaaagacaaaatacatgtggctggagcgatagcacagcgggtagggcgtttgccttgcaggcggccgacccgggttcgattcccagcatcccatatggtcccccagcaccgccaggggtaacccctgtgcatcgccgagtgtgacccgaaaagcaggaaaaaaaaaaaaaaacacggtcCCTACCTGCTGGATGGCCCGGTCCCGCGCATGAGCCAGCGAACCGCGCGTGAATAAAAACCCAGTAATCGGTCCAAGCGTGTGCCTCTTTGTAGGACTGGTGGTCGGGCAGGCTTGAGGCCGTGGACATCCCAGTTCAGATCCGAAGGATGTGCCTGTAGGACAgtgaggggccgggggccggcggAGGGACTTGACCCAGTTATATGACTTGGAGTCGCGAGGGCTCCTCTGAATTTCAGGCGTAGCAatggaaaggaggaaaaaggagATGGGAAGACTGGACAGGGCCGGCGAGATGGCTCTTTAGCCACGTAGTGTCTGCGAACCTGCATCCAGTGCATGGGTTCCAGAGCTGTTTCGGAGATAGAATCCACAGCGCTTGCTGGTGAACGGAGTATGAGAGATGAGAAAGGGACAGGGTCAGTGCCCATAGTGGCCACTGTCCTTGGAGGACAGGAAGTGTGGTAAAGGCAAAGGTGTGAAGAAGAGGATGTAGAGAAAAGCCCAGCTCCTGAGCTTAGtaagtgagaaaaataaagaggaagtaATCAAGGTAGGTAGTTCTGTTGCTATGTGGCtgtagttactgttttggcaAGGGTTAGGGGcacataccaggcagtgctcagggccacaccaGGTAAACTCTCTGGAGACCTTGATCTTGGTCTCTGTTTTCAGCCAGGGTTCCTAGGTACCTggatggtaattttttttaaaaattataatttaaaaaaatgataattttgtttcaaaaataaaagtccGAGTTACAAAGATGCTCAGGttcagagttagaaaatagaaacgtgagggctggagcgatagcacagtgggtaggacatttgccttgcacgtggatgacccgggtttaatttccagcatcctatatggtcccctgagcaccaccaggagtaattcctgagtgaagagtcaggagtaacccctgtgctttgccgggtgtgacccaaaagaaaaagaaaaaaaaaatagaaaagtttatgaGAAAGTAGAAACTCCCCAGGTGGGGAGGAACTTGGTATAGGACTAAATTAAATATAGCTCACTTTGTGGagtttttaataggaaaactgggtctttatGTTATTTGTCAAATGACAGGAAGGTTAGAGAGAATGCAAGGATTTTGTAGAGTGGTCTGGCCAGTGTAGAaccttttagattatttttttttaatgagtgaacCACAACCTTTTAGATTATTGATTTGGCCATTTGCCCAAGTATTCTCAATTTTCTCTTAGTTTCCTGTGATCTTAAGGTCCGGGGCAGAATCTGTGATCTTGGGAAATTGTTAACTCACCATTCTCAgaaagcccaggaatttgcaggagtGTTTGAAATGTGGGATGGATGCAGCTCAGATGGAGCTGCtggcagcagctggcaagggcaactgaggcttcctctGTCACATCTGGTGCTGACATCCAACCACTGCCCCGCGGCTATAGCCACAGGCGAGGCAAGTGCCCAGGCCCTCTTGCTAGGTTTCTGAGCCCTTATCTCTGGTCCTGACAGGCTTGTCTCAGTTCTCAGGAAACCCTCGAGGCCCGGAGACCCCCCTGAGAGGCCTCAGGGAGCCAGGGCTGATGGAGACACAGAAGCCAGAGCTGCTGGCCTTGCCGCTCCGCGAGGGGCTGCAGTCTGGGGCCGTCTGGGCTTGTGGAATGAGGGGAGAAAGCTCAGCTGATGGAGGCCTGGGGTTGCTGTTGGTGGGGCTCTGCCCAGGAACCTGTGGGGAGGGGTCCGTTCTCAGGCGGCCCAGCGCCTGTGGGACATCAAGCTGCCCTTTGGTTCCCAAGCGGCTGGTGTGCAGCCAGCGGGTGGAGAGTGAGGCCTCGGTCTTCTAGCCCCGAGGGCCTGGCGGTGAGTGAGGCTCAGACAGGTGTTTCCGTGGTGGCTCTTGGTGTGCCTTTCCGCAGTGTTTCTCCTCAACGGGACAGAATGTGCCAGGATCCGCGGGCGGCAGCGTCTTTTATCCCCGTTAATATTTCACTGTCCCTGCGCTCGGGCTGTTTGTATCTGGAGCACAGAGTGGCCGGCCAGGAGAGGCGCTCAAGGACCTCCAGACACTCCTCGAAAGCTAACGGCCAAGTGAGGTTCCTGCTCACGTTTCCGCCCAGGCTCCGAGCTACCCTGaacttttctctcctcttccctgcaGCTTCCGCCCTGCTGAGCATCCCCCAGCCTGCTGCTCTTACCGTCAGACACGCGTCCAAGAAGACGGGTGGCAGCTCCAAAAACCTGGGTGGAAAGTCCCGGGGCAAACACTATGGCGTCAGGAAGTTGGACGGTGAGCCTGCGCTGTGGTGTCCGTGTCCCAGCCGCCCCCACTCTGCTGCCTTAGTGCTGGCCCTTGCTCTCTGCTCAGCCCCCGCCATTCGTTACCTCCCAGCCCGAAGATGGGGCCCCTCGACCAGAGGGACAGCTTGTACCTGAAGCAGGGTGGGGGTCTTGATGAAGAGCAGAGCAGTGCCGTTGCTGGCATGCGACTGAGCGGGCAGCTGAGGGGGAGGGGACGGCCCTGCTGGACTTGGGGGCAGGCGCCAGCTGCTCAAGGGTGGGCTTGTTTCCTTAGTCATTTGCTGTATTGCCATGGAGCTGCACTCAGTGCTGGCTCACTCctcttttttaattatattttttaatttattgggggTTTTTTGgcatttatgttatttatttgggggaacatgctcccaagcagtattcagggggcCCAGAGCCACCCCCAGCGCTACCATGTGGACCTAAAGTTTCAGTGTTTTGGCCTCATGACACACAGAGCTGCTCAGGCCTGGCAGTGGGGGGCCACCGGGGCCACTCAGCAGGGTGGTGGGAGGCTGGGACTCAGGGACTCGGTGCTGAAGCTTGATCTTGTCGCCAGTGGCTGGGTAAAGTGGGAGCAAGGGAGGTTGAAGAGGATGTTTCCACCTCTCTGTTCAACCCACTTCagcccttggtgctcagggaaatgcCCGCCGAGCCGGGGTCGGTCCCAACCTCAGCGTGAACCGCCCAGGGCCATCACAGAGAAGAACTTCAGGGGGAGGCAGAATGGTGACCAAGAGaacttttattgaaacttacctAGAAAGATATGCAGGGAGAGAGTGAAGTCGTGTTCAGGAGACACGGGgttttccagagtggaaacaggcaCAGAAGCGCCGAGACCAGCGAGATCCGTGTTCAGGGGAGAGCACGGCCTCACGCGCTTCTCTTCTAGGTGACTACGTGCATGCTGGCAACATCCTTGCGACTCAGCGCCGCCTTCGCTGGCACCCAGGCGCCCACGTGAGTTCTTCCGCAGccttcccccactttttttcttttcctgatacCTCCTCTTCGTGCTCCTCTGTAGAGCAAGAGTGACCACTGTTGTGTCTGTTGTCTTCTGTCTGGtcctttgggctacacctggccgtGTGCtctggggatactcctgactgctccagaatcactcctggcggtgccccggCCCCGTAATGGCAAAtgcctggactatctctccagcccctgcagaccTGTGGTTATTTTTGTAAATGCTAATTTCATGTGAGTTGATTGTACATATAGttgctttatttgtttataatttgagGCATTGTATTAACTCTTGACACTAGCAAAATAATCAAACAGTAAAAATGAacatgctttggggctggagcgatagcataaggggtagggcgtttgccttgcatgcggctgacccgggttcgaatcccagcatcccatatggtcccctgagcactgccaggagtaattcctgagtgcagagccaggagtaacccctgtgcatcgccaggtgtgacccaaaaagcaaaaaaaaaaaaaaaaaatgaacatgctTTGAATGGTTTTCTCAGCTCTTCGGAAGTTAACTCTTGAGGAATTAATCCTCACAATGACCCTATGAAAAAGTTAATGTCATCCATATTTTGCAAGTGAAAAAACAGATGCGGTGAAGTAAAGGTGATTGCCAAAGTCACACAATAATAAGTCGTTGTCCTGGACATGTCTCAGACATCCTGGCTTCAGAGCCCTCCTTTTTAAAATCAGACAAATCTGAGATTGTGCTCGACTTCCTGGGCAGAAATTTCCAGGTATCCAAATTCAAATTCTAAAAGGTTAAAATTGATATATCTTCAAACTGTATGTCCTGTTTATAATCTCgtggcaggagaaatagtacagctggcatggtgcttgcctggcacgcaactGGCCCCTCTAGTCTCATCCTTAGCATCCCAGATGACCCCAtggcctgccaggaatgaaccctgagcacagccaggtgtgagtgGCCCCATAGCaaggcaaaacaaaaactatatacGCTTTGCTCATATTTCTGGCATGAAAAACAGGATTAGAAATATTAcgtatggggccggagcgatagcacagtgggtagggcgtttgccttgcatgcggccaacctgggttcgatccccggcatcccatatggccccccaagcaccgccaggagtaattcctgagtgcaaagccaggagtaacccttgagcatcgctgggtgtgacccaaaaagaaaaaagaaaaaaagaaatactacgTATTTCACCAGATAGAACAAAATGGGTTAACATCTAGAAAAAGGCCTCggccaggagccagagtgataatatggTGGGTGGGGCACTCAGCCTTGCACGTACCTtgtaccttgcactcagccaaccccggTTTAATTTCCGGCATCCCTTGTGGTTTCCCAAACACTGCACGGGAAGCGATtcctgagtaccgagccaggagtaatccctgagcatcactggatgtggcccccaaaccagaaaagggtgtgtggggggggaggcttTGAACAGTGTTTGTATGTACACATAGTATGTACTATCTCAGCAGTAGCAGATGTTGTTTGACCTGGATGTATATATCCAAAGCCCTTTGCAAATAGTAGAGATATCAGTCA
This region includes:
- the EME1 gene encoding crossover junction endonuclease EME1, whose translation is MAVRKPSLFLDSSESDSEVLPVFTFLKKEPPSVQKPPQRAEQIVVVDTSGSEASCPPSPRWRDQSPVPGVTETDPQREPAEVLSSGSEDGEELVPLAQRLKCKFLAPKPLSPDSSPVKTVRPHQNKEGATACDRTQQPLPKILKESLPAVPERGVRNPRNSAEDPQIPSAAVPPPQKTSRPRQKAPRGGSQGCQQRERVSQEERRRKAALAHQLKAQRPEECLKHLVVVLDPELLQMEGGGQLLGALQAMECRCVIEAQAVPCSITWRRARQAEDGKEDWVEEPVVLVLLLAEALVPLICSFKQASLGGAEKGKEALCSFITDIMTKTAGKALSLLIVDQKAPSAPNPPRRRKQGAGAARGPAKEKPAQRQAEAGVGPGVSRLDVEEVLVELQLHTSAQALTVHSWKELAELACAFTKAVAEAPFKRLRDQTSFSFCLESDWAGGAKVDQAGGGLALVWRRQIQQLNRVSLEVASAVVDAYPAPQLLLQAYRRCFSEQERWRLLADIKVRRGEGVTATSRRVGPELSRRIYLQMTALQPDLCLDNTD
- the MRPL27 gene encoding 39S ribosomal protein L27, mitochondrial, whose product is MASAALALRMRAAASALLSIPQPAALTVRHASKKTGGSSKNLGGKSRGKHYGVRKLDGDYVHAGNILATQRRLRWHPGAHVGLGKRKYLYALEEGTVRFTKEVYVPNPKDADAVDLVTRLPKGAVLYKTFVHVVPAKPEGTFKLVALL